In Rhizoctonia solani chromosome 6, complete sequence, the sequence GGTAGCTGAATAGTTAGATTCCCATAGATATCCCAAGAGGATGGAATGTACTGAGAGGAGCCCTTCTCTTCTCTTCGGATACCTGTGTTATAATATCAAACCTACTAATATATGTCTTTTACAGAGAAAGTTCTGCTTGCTAGAAGGCATGGTTCTGAGCAGTTCTATAAGCGCCTGGCACAGCCGCACTCCACTCGCGCAAGCCCGCCACGCGGATGTGCATGGATTTGCTTCCGGTGTACCGGACCTCGAGAACCGAATCCTTGTCCTCGCGCATTGCGAACGATCTAAACAAAGCAGGGGTTGAAATATATCTGGGCGGAGCTCTTGAACGATTAGTGAGTGCACGCGGTAATCGGAGATCATTGAGTCGGAGTACTGAGAAATTAAAATCTGGAATGATAAACCTGGCTTTGGTTGCGTGTTGATTCGATGATCGGCGTGTCTATGGGTCTGCAGAGATGAACGCTGAGAAGTTGGCAAAACTCCAGGCAGCCGCCGCTGCGAACCGCATTGGTGAGTAATATACTTATTTAATATAAATGCAGGTCGCTCGGCGTTGTTTTTGAATACAAACAAGCGCTAATTCTAGGGCATGTGTAGGTGGCAAGGGGTCCGTCCGTCGCAAGGTCGTACCCAGATCCGGTCCCAAGGCAGCTGGTGGAGATGACAAGAAATTGGCTGCTGCGCTCAAGAAGCTTAACGTCCAGCCTATTGCCCCAATTGAGGAGGTCAATATGTTCCAGGTAGACGGAAGCGTCTTGCACTTTACCGCTCCCAAAGGTATGTCAATCGTTTCGTTGTTTGTGATTGTTATTCACCCAACGGCCATTTCCCCTTAACTTGCCAGTTCACGGCGCTCACTCCTCAAACACCTTTGCCGTTTACGGTGCCGGTCATGTAAAGGATCTCACCGAACTTGTTCCTGGTATCCTCAACCAGCTCGGGCCCGACTCTTTGGCCAAGTGAGTAATGAAAGCATGTAACTTGATACTGGAAATTTACACATGAAATTAGCCTCCGAAGACTCGCCGAGTCCTATCAATCCATGCAGGCGAGGGCACAAGCCGCCCAAGGAGCTGGCGCTCCCGGAGccgatgacgacgacgaggTGCCAGCCCTTATTGGTACCGAGAGCTTCGAAGTCCCAGAGGGCGATAAGCCTGCTGATGCCGCAGAACCTGCCGCAACTGAACCTGCTGCCACTGAACCTGCTGCCACTGAACCTACTGCCACTGAACCTGCTGCTGAAGCAACCACCGAAGCGACTAAGGCCAACGATGTCGATTAAAAGCTTGGAGTAGTGAGGCAAGGTCGCCTATTCTCTGGTTGCCGCTCGCATATATTTTGTGCAGACGTGAGTGTTATATACGAATACATATGAACTTTGTTGCAATTCAGTTGTATTGATCGCCCGTGTGCTGTGTATATTTAAAATCGCAAGAAGATTAGTATATTGATACCCGAATAAATGTTGTAAGAATAGAGGTAGTCAGTTCTATGCATAATGTAGCATGGCAAAGCTCAGAAGCACATCCAACAGATAATGTCCAATGATCAGTGGGTGTGGCTGTAGTTTTTCAGTGGCACGGCAGGGATAACGGTGTTCCTCACTCCCATTGATCGCCTATGGTCAACTAAAGCTTCATATGAATGGATCGAGGGGTTCAAACGACAGGTTGTTTCTTTGAGGCAACCCCATGATGAACATAGCCAGCCACGATAAAATCATGGAGAGCTGGCTGAGCACAGGACGTGATTTCACTTACTTAAACTTTATTGTGATACTGATGGCAGGCATCCCAGTAAGCGCCAATCGATCAGTGGCTACTACCGAAGGTAAGGCTGCTAGCACCTGTTACCACGTCTCTTATCTTCCGCTAACTCATTGGAAAGTCACCTTACAATGGCATTAACTGGTTCAACGCTAGACATAAGCTCGTCGGTCAGCTTTTCTCAGACAACAGCTCTCCCTGGCCGTGTTCCGCTGAACAAAAGGCTGCCGCCACCGATCAAGCACCATCCCGAATTTTGTTTCGATAGAACAATGGTCGTAATAAAAGTGATACCGTTCGTTTTTGGGTATCGAATGATTGCTGACCATATGTACATGGCTACAAAGGTTGAAAATATGTTGTTCAGAGTTCATAAATATCTACTACTGCAATCTGAGACGTTCTCGGATATGTTCAAGCTTCCAAAAGACGTAGTATCCGACTCGGAAGAAGGGCTTAAACCAGAGAATCCTATTGTACTGGAGGGAGTTACGATGGCCGATTTCGAGGCATTGCTACAGGTTCTCTATGCCAGGTAAGTGTTTGGGTCCAGTTTCAGAGGGCTTCCTCTTCGTTATCCATTATACTAACTGATTTATTCTTAGCCACTATGCAAAAGACCGACCAGAGCCAAAACCTACGCTAATCATTCCTGCCTTTCGTCTTGCTAACATGTGGCGTTTCGCAGAGCTTTGTGCTCATCTTATGCCAATAGCGGAAACCATGTTTAGCGAAGTTGACAAGATCGTGTTTGCCAGAGAGTTTCAGCTGGAGGAATGGATTATTCCAGCTCACATTAAACTTTGCCAGCGTGACAGCCCGCTCAACAGCGAGGAAGCTACCAAAATTGGCTTGAGTAGTGTCCTTTTTATCAGTCGTATCCGGGAGGAGAGACTCAAACTTTCCGGCCAGATAATGGCAGATAATATAATTCGGGATAGGGCGGAAGACTGGATAAAAGGGGGG encodes:
- a CDS encoding NAC domain-containing protein, whose protein sequence is MNAEKLAKLQAAAAANRIGGKGSVRRKVVPRSGPKAAGGDDKKLAAALKKLNVQPIAPIEEVNMFQVDGSVLHFTAPKVHGAHSSNTFAVYGAGHVKDLTELVPGILNQLGPDSLANLRRLAESYQSMQARAQAAQGAGAPGADDDDEVPALIGTESFEVPEGDKPADAAEPAATEPAATEPAATEPTATEPAAEATTEATKANDVD